One Rosettibacter firmus genomic window carries:
- the rpmG gene encoding 50S ribosomal protein L33, which translates to MAKSKNIRQIITLESTAGTGYRYTTTKNKRNHPGRVEYKKYDPIVRKHVIFKETK; encoded by the coding sequence ATGGCAAAATCAAAAAACATAAGACAAATTATAACTCTTGAAAGTACTGCAGGAACTGGATACCGCTATACAACAACAAAGAATAAAAGAAATCATCCTGGTCGTGTAGAGTATAAAAAGTATGATCCAATTGTAAGAAAACATGTAATATTTAAAGAAACAAAATAA
- the secE gene encoding preprotein translocase subunit SecE, which yields MKEKIINFVNDVVKEMKKVTWPSKDELKESTAIVIVVCLILALFTYVIDMSISQIFKGIF from the coding sequence ATGAAAGAAAAAATTATCAATTTTGTAAATGACGTTGTAAAAGAAATGAAGAAGGTAACATGGCCTTCTAAAGATGAATTAAAAGAATCCACAGCTATTGTTATTGTGGTATGTCTTATTCTTGCTTTGTTTACCTATGTAATCGATATGAGTATTAGTCAAATATTTAAAGGGATATTTTAA
- the nusG gene encoding transcription termination/antitermination protein NusG, with the protein MEAVNGKWYVVRTFSGHENKVKTLIENELKDNEELRARIFEVLVPTEKVLEIKDGKKKTKKKNFFPGYILICADLDLKTKDFILNTPSVMGFLGNPKNPIPLLPDEVKRIVGRISQGEEAERTETVFRAGDFVKIIDGPFNNFTGIVEEVNEEKMKIKVMVSIFGRKTPVEIDFVQAELEK; encoded by the coding sequence TTGGAAGCTGTGAATGGTAAATGGTATGTAGTTCGTACTTTTTCGGGACACGAAAATAAAGTGAAAACACTTATCGAAAATGAATTAAAAGACAACGAAGAATTAAGAGCCAGAATTTTTGAAGTTTTAGTTCCAACCGAAAAAGTACTTGAAATTAAAGATGGGAAAAAGAAAACAAAGAAGAAAAACTTTTTCCCTGGGTATATATTAATTTGTGCAGATCTTGATCTTAAAACAAAAGATTTTATTTTAAATACTCCTTCTGTTATGGGATTTCTTGGTAATCCTAAAAATCCTATTCCATTACTTCCTGATGAAGTTAAAAGAATTGTAGGAAGAATATCTCAAGGGGAAGAAGCTGAAAGAACAGAAACAGTATTTCGCGCTGGAGATTTTGTTAAAATAATTGATGGTCCATTTAATAACTTTACAGGTATTGTTGAAGAAGTTAACGAAGAAAAAATGAAAATTAAAGTAATGGTTTCGATTTTTGGAAGAAAAACTCCTGTTGAAATCGACTTTGTACAAGCTGAATTAGAGAAATAA